The following coding sequences lie in one Desmodus rotundus isolate HL8 chromosome 1, HLdesRot8A.1, whole genome shotgun sequence genomic window:
- the LOC112298241 gene encoding serine/threonine-protein phosphatase 4 regulatory subunit 2-like, with amino-acid sequence MVLRFLEIHQVTVKGLMTAHGLPEGTGGREANSQQSEHKNHSDSLTSGSAGSSVSPTKSKHPGQRAVQAEGHEVERLRLDKGSEVKETASHTSSSEISSLVVEAGEASSSPQDEDRESSCTRQHCIKESEQESVMTSREMIPERKHQEKESDDALTVNEETSEEDNQTEESDLTQAEKDSHSEHSENTSPESSGSYCHETEELLGSSSSKSEEILSESSMENDDKASEVTEEPMEQD; translated from the exons ATGGTGTTACGTTTCCTGGAAATTCATCAAGTTACAGTGAAAGGTCTAAT GACAGCACATGGCTTGCCTGAGGGCACAGGCGGCAGAGAGGCAAACTCACAGCAAAGTGAGCACAAAAATCACAGCGACTCTCTGACATCTGGGTCAGCAGGCTCCTCAGTGAGCCCCACAAAAAGCAAACATCCCGGTCAACGTGCTGTGCAAGCTGAAGGGCATGAGGTAGAAAGACTTCGATTAGACAAAGGAAGTGAAGTCAAAGAGACAGCCAGTCACACATCTTCCAGTGAAATTTCTTCACTCGTGGTAGAAGCAGGAGAAGCATCATCTTCACCTCAGGATGAAGACAGAGAAAGTAGTTGTACCAGGCAACACTGTATAAAAGAGAGTGAACAAGAGTCTGTTATGACATCAAGAGAAATGATCCCAGAAAGaaaacaccaagaaaaagaaTCCGATGATGCCTTAACTGTGAATGAAGAGACTTCTGAGGAAGATAATCAAACGGAGGAATCTGATCTGACTCAAGCGGAGAAAGATTCACATTCTGAACATAGTGAAAATACAAGCCCTGAAAGTAGTGGCTCTTATTGCCATGAAACAGAAGAATTACTAGGATCAAGTTCCAGTAAAAGTGAAGAAATTCTCTCAGAATCATCCATGGAAAACGATGACAAAGCCTCAGAAGTCACGGAAGAACCAATGGAACAAGACTAA